From a single Dehalococcoidia bacterium genomic region:
- a CDS encoding UDP-N-acetylglucosamine--N-acetylmuramyl-(pentapeptide) pyrophosphoryl-undecaprenol N-acetylglucosamine transferase, with protein sequence MRLVLCGGGTGGHIYPALSVLEALTHELGLEDQLDVLYLGQAGALEDELVSRVGIPFQTVPAGPVRGRYPWQLPGSLLRILLGTWRARLALARFGAQVVLSTGGYASVPVAMAAWTKGVPLVVFLPDVLPGWAVRFMSRLAARVAVSTSMTPARMLDGKVRVTGYPVRRDFWLADKTEGRRRLGLDLEEKVLFISGASQGARSINEAVAASLRGLLELCQVVHVCGQRDYPWLKEVRASLNGNLRERYFLFPYLHEELPWAMAAADLAVTRAGASVLGELPAVGLPAVLVPYPHAGGHQRHNARYLEEAGAALVVEDGRLKDELLPLVGQLLSDERRRQEMAAAARRLARPDAARNIARLLLEVSQAR encoded by the coding sequence ATGAGGCTGGTCCTGTGCGGTGGCGGGACGGGGGGGCATATATACCCCGCCCTCAGCGTGCTGGAGGCCCTCACCCACGAGCTGGGCCTGGAGGACCAGCTCGACGTCCTCTACCTGGGGCAGGCAGGTGCCCTGGAGGACGAGCTGGTCTCCCGCGTCGGGATCCCCTTCCAGACGGTGCCGGCTGGGCCGGTGCGGGGCAGATATCCCTGGCAGCTGCCGGGCAGCCTGCTGCGCATACTCCTGGGCACCTGGAGGGCCAGGCTTGCCCTCGCCCGCTTCGGGGCGCAGGTGGTCCTCTCGACCGGAGGCTACGCCAGCGTGCCGGTGGCCATGGCTGCCTGGACGAAGGGGGTGCCCTTGGTGGTGTTCCTGCCCGACGTCCTCCCCGGCTGGGCCGTGCGCTTCATGTCGCGCCTGGCAGCGCGGGTGGCCGTCTCCACCTCCATGACGCCGGCGAGGATGCTGGATGGCAAGGTGAGGGTCACGGGCTATCCCGTTCGTCGCGACTTCTGGCTGGCCGACAAGACGGAGGGGCGGCGCCGCCTGGGCCTGGACCTCGAAGAGAAGGTGCTGTTCATATCGGGCGCCTCCCAGGGTGCCCGCAGCATCAACGAGGCGGTGGCGGCCAGCCTGCGTGGCCTGCTGGAGCTGTGCCAGGTGGTCCACGTCTGCGGGCAGAGGGACTACCCGTGGCTCAAGGAGGTTCGGGCCTCCCTCAACGGCAACCTTCGCGAGCGCTATTTCCTGTTTCCCTACCTGCACGAGGAGCTCCCCTGGGCCATGGCTGCTGCCGACCTGGCAGTGACGCGCGCGGGTGCGTCGGTTTTGGGGGAGCTTCCTGCCGTCGGCCTCCCCGCTGTGCTGGTGCCATACCCCCACGCCGGCGGCCACCAGCGTCACAACGCCCGCTACCTGGAAGAGGCGGGGGCGGCCCTGGTGGTGGAGGACGGACGCCTGAAGGATGAGCTGCTGCCCCTGGTGGGACAGCTCCTGAGCGACGAGCGACGTCGCCAGGAGATGGCGGCAGCTGCCCGTCGACTGGCCCGTCCGGACGCTGCCCGCAACATCGCTCGTCTGCTGCTGGAGGTGTCGCAGGCGCGATGA
- the ftsW gene encoding putative lipid II flippase FtsW, which produces MVIALLVVGLLSLYSASFAIGEREYGNPNYFIVRQTIFALMGLAAMAFLMRLDYRRLRRLSVLLMAVSIVGLVAVLVPGIGVVRNGSARWLDVGPVEVQPSELAKLALVLYMSAWLSSRGEHIRDLSLGFLPFVVIVGLVAGLVLVEPDMGTAVVLVLVATTLFFLAGAPVSHLALFLVLGALVSYAVVLTHDYRLARVEAFLAPEADPYGKGFQLVQLKTALASGGLMGLGWGAGRQKFGFVPGAHTDGIFAILGEELGFVGAMAVLALFALLVGRGIYVALRVRDPFGRLVAVGVSTWLGYQTLINIGGISGLIPLTGIPLPFFSYGGSALIANLAAVGLLLSVSRHAALGEEGGTAFAEGRWAGGPRRRGT; this is translated from the coding sequence GTGGTCATCGCCCTGCTGGTGGTGGGGCTGCTCTCCCTGTACAGCGCTAGCTTCGCCATTGGCGAGCGGGAGTACGGCAATCCCAATTACTTCATCGTGCGCCAGACCATCTTCGCCCTCATGGGGCTGGCAGCCATGGCGTTCCTCATGCGCCTGGACTACCGTCGCCTCCGACGCCTCAGCGTCCTGCTCATGGCGGTCAGCATCGTGGGACTGGTGGCGGTGCTGGTGCCGGGCATCGGCGTAGTGCGGAACGGTTCAGCGCGCTGGCTGGACGTGGGGCCGGTGGAGGTCCAGCCCAGCGAACTGGCCAAGCTGGCGCTGGTCCTCTACATGTCGGCCTGGCTGTCCAGCCGCGGCGAGCATATCCGCGACCTGTCCCTAGGGTTCCTGCCCTTCGTGGTCATCGTGGGGCTGGTGGCAGGGCTGGTGCTGGTGGAGCCCGACATGGGCACGGCGGTGGTGCTGGTGCTGGTGGCCACAACCCTGTTCTTCCTGGCAGGGGCGCCCGTTTCCCATCTGGCCCTCTTCCTAGTGTTGGGGGCGCTGGTGAGCTACGCCGTGGTCCTGACTCATGACTACCGTCTGGCCAGGGTGGAGGCCTTCCTGGCGCCCGAGGCCGACCCCTACGGCAAGGGCTTTCAGCTCGTCCAGTTGAAGACGGCCCTGGCCAGCGGCGGGCTAATGGGCCTGGGCTGGGGTGCAGGCAGGCAGAAGTTCGGCTTCGTGCCCGGAGCCCACACCGACGGCATCTTCGCCATCCTGGGCGAGGAGCTGGGATTCGTGGGCGCCATGGCTGTGCTGGCCCTCTTCGCTCTGCTGGTGGGGCGCGGCATTTACGTCGCCCTGCGCGTGCGCGACCCCTTCGGTCGTCTGGTGGCGGTGGGGGTCAGCACCTGGCTGGGGTACCAGACGTTAATAAATATTGGCGGCATAAGTGGTCTAATTCCCTTGACGGGCATCCCCCTTCCGTTCTTCAGCTACGGAGGGTCGGCCCTCATCGCCAATCTGGCCGCCGTGGGTCTCTTGCTGAGCGTGTCGCGGCACGCTGCGCTGGGCGAGGAGGGGGGGACGGCCTTCGCCGAGGGGCGGTGGGCGGGTGGCCCGAGGAGGCGGGGCACATGA
- the murD gene encoding UDP-N-acetylmuramoyl-L-alanine--D-glutamate ligase, whose amino-acid sequence MDFRGRRVTVVGLGIEGVDAVRFFVGRGAQVTVSDAKTPEQLAPRLAQIEGLPVRLSLGGNDPEVLCSSDYLFVSQGVPLDLPGIAEARRRGVPLLSMMGLFLEMCPGVVAGITGSSGKTTTTALVGEMFRYEGLPHVVGGNIGVGLLDLLSRIRPYTWVVLEISHTQLQLTRRSPHVAAVLNITPNHLDRFTWDQYRELKANIVRYQGPGDWAVLGYDCAESRALAERVASRPIFFSLEDVEGEGVFVRDGQAVWRCGGRRRRLFPLSAVRLRGQHNRQNALAAAAVACACGLSPESIARAVATFRGVEHRLELVATAGGVEYYNDSIATTPERTLAGMRCFDQPLVLLLGGRDKHLPLDELAEEACRRCRAVVFFGESGPKLREAVEKAAEGLPHDRRPALVSARDLEEAVAAAHRLARPGDVVLLSPACTSFDAYENFEERGRHFRALVHALVGEGLPSPT is encoded by the coding sequence ATGGACTTCCGGGGTCGCCGGGTGACGGTGGTAGGCCTGGGCATCGAGGGGGTGGACGCCGTCCGCTTCTTCGTAGGCCGCGGCGCCCAGGTTACCGTCAGCGACGCCAAGACGCCCGAGCAGCTGGCGCCACGCCTGGCCCAGATCGAGGGCTTGCCGGTGAGGCTGTCCCTGGGGGGCAATGACCCGGAGGTGCTCTGCTCTTCCGATTACCTGTTCGTCTCCCAAGGAGTGCCCCTGGACCTGCCAGGGATCGCCGAGGCGCGGCGGAGGGGGGTGCCCCTCCTGTCCATGATGGGCCTCTTCCTGGAGATGTGCCCGGGGGTGGTGGCCGGCATCACCGGCTCCAGCGGCAAGACCACCACCACCGCCCTCGTAGGGGAGATGTTCCGCTATGAGGGTCTGCCCCACGTGGTGGGCGGCAACATCGGGGTGGGGCTGCTGGACCTTCTGTCCCGCATTCGCCCCTACACGTGGGTGGTGTTGGAGATAAGCCATACTCAGCTCCAGCTGACGCGCCGCAGCCCCCATGTGGCGGCGGTGCTGAACATCACCCCCAACCACCTAGACCGCTTCACGTGGGACCAGTATCGGGAGCTGAAGGCTAACATCGTCCGCTATCAGGGGCCTGGCGACTGGGCGGTCCTGGGCTATGACTGTGCCGAGTCGCGGGCCTTGGCGGAGCGAGTCGCCTCTCGCCCCATCTTCTTCTCGCTGGAGGACGTGGAGGGCGAGGGTGTGTTCGTTCGCGACGGGCAGGCGGTCTGGCGCTGCGGCGGTCGCCGGCGTCGCCTCTTCCCCCTGTCGGCCGTGAGGCTGCGGGGCCAGCACAACCGGCAGAACGCCCTGGCGGCGGCAGCGGTGGCCTGCGCCTGCGGCCTCTCGCCCGAGTCCATCGCCCGGGCGGTGGCTACCTTCCGGGGCGTGGAGCACCGGCTGGAGCTGGTGGCGACGGCGGGCGGGGTCGAATATTACAACGACAGCATCGCCACCACGCCCGAGCGGACGCTGGCCGGGATGCGCTGCTTCGACCAGCCCCTCGTGTTGCTCCTGGGGGGTCGCGACAAGCACCTGCCCCTGGATGAGCTGGCTGAGGAGGCCTGTCGCCGCTGCCGGGCGGTGGTCTTCTTCGGAGAGTCCGGCCCCAAGCTACGGGAGGCAGTCGAAAAGGCAGCGGAGGGCCTGCCGCACGATAGACGGCCGGCCCTGGTATCGGCGCGCGACCTGGAGGAAGCGGTGGCGGCGGCCCACCGCCTGGCCCGACCGGGGGACGTGGTGCTTCTATCGCCGGCCTGCACCAGCTTCGATGCCTATGAGAACTTCGAGGAGCGTGGGCGCCACTTCCGCGCCCTCGTCCATGCACTAGTGGGGGAGGGTCTGCCATCACCGACGTAA
- the mraY gene encoding phospho-N-acetylmuramoyl-pentapeptide-transferase — MIHALVVGAMALTTAALAGFPAVALLRRLRLGKAINPWGPQAHQAKAGTPTMGGVVIWGAALAFAAFELTRELALGLPMALMAGLGVVGLVDDLGSLQGRREWALNKRLKLALFLLGGLGAGFVIKWQLDITSVAVPFVGDFELGWWTVPAAVAVVTLTAGGVAVTDGLDGLAAGCCVIAYLAYGIIGLAQGQEELAAFALVVAGAALGFLWHNAHPAQVFMGDTGALALGGGLAALALLTGQWLVLPIIGIVFVLEGASVYLQVGYYRLTGGRRLFRMAPLHHHFEALGWPEPKVVQRFWLLAALGALVGTALALEGVS; from the coding sequence ATGATCCATGCCCTGGTGGTGGGAGCGATGGCCCTCACGACGGCGGCGCTGGCGGGCTTCCCGGCGGTGGCCCTGTTGCGCCGACTGCGCCTCGGCAAGGCCATAAACCCCTGGGGACCCCAGGCCCATCAGGCCAAGGCGGGCACCCCCACCATGGGGGGGGTGGTCATCTGGGGCGCGGCCCTGGCCTTTGCGGCCTTCGAGCTGACGCGGGAGCTGGCGCTGGGCCTGCCCATGGCCCTCATGGCCGGGCTAGGTGTGGTGGGACTGGTGGACGACCTGGGCTCTCTCCAGGGCCGACGCGAGTGGGCCCTCAACAAGCGCTTGAAGCTGGCCCTGTTCCTTCTTGGCGGCCTCGGTGCCGGTTTTGTGATAAAGTGGCAGTTAGACATAACATCGGTAGCGGTGCCTTTCGTGGGCGATTTCGAGCTGGGCTGGTGGACCGTGCCGGCGGCCGTGGCGGTGGTGACTCTGACGGCCGGCGGGGTCGCCGTCACCGATGGCCTGGACGGCCTCGCGGCTGGCTGCTGCGTCATCGCCTATCTGGCCTATGGCATTATCGGCCTGGCCCAGGGCCAGGAGGAGCTGGCTGCCTTCGCCCTGGTGGTGGCGGGGGCGGCCCTGGGCTTCCTCTGGCATAACGCTCACCCCGCCCAGGTCTTCATGGGCGACACCGGCGCCCTGGCCCTGGGTGGGGGGCTGGCTGCCCTGGCCCTGCTGACCGGACAATGGCTGGTGCTGCCCATCATAGGGATCGTATTCGTCCTGGAGGGGGCATCGGTCTACCTGCAGGTGGGCTACTATCGCCTCACGGGCGGTCGACGCCTGTTCCGTATGGCCCCTCTGCACCATCATTTCGAGGCCCTGGGGTGGCCCGAGCCCAAGGTGGTGCAGCGCTTCTGGCTGCTGGCCGCCCTCGGGGCGCTGGTGGGCACCGCTCTGGCCCTGGAGGGGGTATCGTGA
- the murF gene encoding UDP-N-acetylmuramoyl-tripeptide--D-alanyl-D-alanine ligase → MMALSRQEVARDLGPALVACSGPLEAAPFTGVAIDSRRVREGDLFFALRGQRHDGHDFLPQAIGAGARGAVVSRPFPDVPEGITLYHVSDTARALQLLAAARRARHPSLAVVGVTGSVGKTTCKELTAAVLARRYRVLKSEGNLNTEVGLPLALLGLTDEHEVAVLEMAMFAQGDIRLLCQIARPRLGVVTSIEPVHLERLGSLGAIAAAKGELVEALPSDGAAIVNGDSPWAHRLLARGPARAVLYGTCRQCHLQGQVVESHGLEGFTFRLRWQGREATVRSPMPGKHNLHNLLAAAAVALSLGMEWEDVVEALACARSDLRLRTLSGPGGSTIIDDSYNASPASVVAALDLLAEMPGRRIALLGDMLELGDAAEEGHRQVGAHAARTTDVLLLLGEMAPTVAAAALAAGHRSVRVLTDKEEAVALLSRELRAGDWLLVKASRALALETVVEALAR, encoded by the coding sequence ATGATGGCTCTATCGCGGCAGGAGGTGGCCCGGGACCTGGGGCCGGCCCTCGTGGCCTGTTCTGGCCCGCTGGAGGCGGCGCCCTTCACGGGCGTCGCCATCGATTCCCGCCGCGTGCGGGAGGGAGACCTCTTCTTCGCCCTGAGGGGCCAGCGCCACGATGGCCATGACTTCCTCCCCCAGGCCATCGGGGCGGGAGCCAGGGGAGCGGTGGTATCGCGGCCCTTTCCCGACGTGCCGGAGGGCATCACCCTCTACCATGTGAGCGATACGGCCCGTGCCCTCCAGCTGCTGGCCGCCGCCCGTCGCGCCCGTCATCCCTCTCTGGCGGTGGTGGGGGTGACGGGCAGCGTGGGCAAGACCACCTGCAAGGAGCTGACGGCGGCCGTCCTGGCCCGTCGCTACCGGGTCCTCAAGAGCGAAGGCAACCTGAATACGGAGGTGGGCCTCCCCCTGGCCCTCCTGGGACTGACGGACGAGCACGAGGTCGCCGTACTGGAGATGGCCATGTTCGCGCAGGGGGACATTCGCCTCCTGTGTCAGATAGCGAGGCCCCGGCTGGGGGTCGTGACCAGCATCGAGCCGGTGCACCTGGAACGGTTGGGCAGCCTGGGCGCCATCGCCGCCGCCAAGGGGGAGCTGGTGGAGGCCCTCCCGTCCGATGGGGCAGCCATAGTCAACGGCGATAGCCCGTGGGCGCACCGCCTGCTCGCCCGCGGTCCGGCCAGGGCCGTCCTCTACGGGACCTGCCGCCAGTGTCATCTCCAGGGTCAGGTGGTGGAATCCCACGGCCTGGAAGGGTTCACCTTCCGCCTGCGTTGGCAGGGTCGTGAGGCCACCGTGCGCTCGCCCATGCCTGGTAAGCATAACCTGCACAACCTGCTGGCGGCGGCGGCCGTGGCCCTCTCGCTGGGCATGGAGTGGGAGGACGTGGTCGAGGCGCTGGCCTGCGCTCGCAGCGACCTGCGCCTGCGAACGCTGTCGGGTCCGGGCGGCAGCACCATCATCGACGACTCCTACAACGCCAGCCCTGCCTCGGTAGTGGCCGCCCTGGACTTGCTGGCGGAGATGCCCGGTCGGCGCATCGCCCTGCTGGGCGACATGCTGGAGCTGGGGGATGCCGCCGAGGAGGGGCACCGGCAGGTAGGCGCCCACGCCGCCCGCACCACGGACGTGTTGCTGCTGCTGGGGGAGATGGCGCCAACGGTGGCGGCCGCGGCCCTGGCGGCCGGCCACCGCAGCGTGCGCGTCCTGACCGATAAGGAGGAGGCGGTGGCCCTGCTGTCCCGCGAGCTGCGGGCTGGGGACTGGCTGTTGGTGAAGGCGTCCAGGGCGCTGGCCCTGGAGACAGTGGTAGAGGCTCTGGCCCGATGA
- a CDS encoding penicillin-binding protein 2 has product MRWHGPSWRMWLLISGLALGLVLVTGRLGQLQVRDHQEYARLARLNRTADTLLPGKRGAILDANGAPLAMSVESYNVMVEKRAWQDRGKAMAAARQIAALAGGAPEQMVDRVLASPAFETEVAHGLDYDKAVALQRLGLEGVRLVPDGRRIYPEGSLAAQLIGVVGRDGVGLSGLEADLDSVLRGQAGRASWERDTSGQGLYWSGWQEVPPRSGADVVLTIDRYLQRVAEQALEQAIKEHRAKGGTIVVMDARTGAILALASRPTFDLTNPDLGDEAKVALLRNPAVTDPYEPGSVFKVITTAAAIDSGVAGPDTYWYDSGVAVVNGARIYNWDFSANGSQTVTQMLTKSLNTGAVWLAQRLGPQRFYDYVRRFGFGEPTGIGLGGEAAGQVRWPDDPDWSELDLATNSFGQGISVTTIQMAAALAAIANDGKLMRPYVVRAIVTPDGVKETQPQMVRQVISPEAARTVREMMGAVADRISPSLLSVPGYRVGGKTGTANLVAGGTYKPNAYISSFAGIVPLDDPKLVVLVKIDEPQDVPWGTVVAAPVFAQVAREAMVYYRVPPAGLVAAQPGR; this is encoded by the coding sequence GTGCGCTGGCACGGCCCCTCCTGGCGCATGTGGCTGCTCATCTCCGGCCTGGCCCTGGGCCTGGTGCTGGTCACGGGAAGGCTGGGACAGCTGCAGGTGCGGGACCATCAGGAGTATGCCCGTCTGGCCCGGCTGAACCGCACTGCCGATACCCTTTTGCCCGGCAAGCGGGGGGCCATACTGGACGCCAACGGGGCGCCCCTGGCCATGAGCGTCGAGAGCTACAACGTCATGGTGGAGAAGAGGGCCTGGCAGGACCGGGGCAAGGCCATGGCGGCAGCCCGCCAGATAGCGGCCCTGGCCGGAGGGGCGCCGGAGCAGATGGTGGACAGGGTCCTGGCCAGTCCGGCCTTCGAGACGGAGGTGGCCCACGGCCTCGACTACGACAAGGCGGTGGCGCTGCAGAGGCTGGGGCTGGAAGGTGTGCGGCTGGTCCCCGATGGCCGCCGCATCTACCCCGAGGGCAGCCTCGCGGCCCAGCTCATCGGCGTGGTGGGCCGCGATGGCGTCGGGCTGTCGGGCCTGGAGGCCGACCTGGACTCCGTCCTGCGGGGCCAGGCCGGCCGCGCCTCTTGGGAGCGGGACACCAGCGGCCAGGGCCTCTACTGGTCGGGGTGGCAGGAGGTGCCTCCCCGCTCGGGGGCCGATGTCGTCCTGACCATCGACCGCTACCTGCAGCGGGTGGCGGAGCAGGCCCTGGAGCAGGCCATCAAGGAGCACCGGGCGAAGGGGGGCACCATCGTGGTCATGGACGCCCGCACCGGCGCCATTCTGGCGCTGGCCTCCCGCCCCACCTTCGACCTGACCAACCCCGACCTGGGGGACGAGGCGAAGGTGGCGCTGTTGCGCAATCCTGCCGTCACCGACCCCTACGAGCCGGGGTCGGTGTTCAAGGTCATCACCACCGCCGCGGCCATCGACAGCGGCGTGGCCGGCCCCGACACCTATTGGTATGATTCGGGCGTGGCGGTGGTGAACGGTGCCCGCATCTATAACTGGGACTTTTCGGCCAATGGCAGCCAGACGGTGACCCAGATGCTGACCAAGAGCCTCAACACCGGCGCTGTGTGGCTGGCCCAGCGCCTGGGGCCGCAGCGGTTCTATGACTACGTGCGACGGTTCGGTTTCGGCGAGCCTACGGGCATCGGCCTGGGCGGGGAGGCGGCCGGTCAGGTGCGCTGGCCCGACGACCCCGACTGGAGCGAGTTGGACCTGGCCACCAACTCCTTCGGCCAGGGCATCAGCGTCACGACCATCCAGATGGCGGCGGCGCTGGCAGCCATCGCCAACGATGGCAAGCTGATGCGCCCCTATGTGGTCAGGGCCATCGTCACCCCCGATGGCGTGAAGGAGACCCAGCCCCAGATGGTGCGACAGGTCATCTCCCCCGAGGCGGCCCGCACCGTGAGGGAGATGATGGGCGCCGTAGCCGACCGGATTTCGCCCAGCTTGCTGAGCGTCCCCGGCTATCGGGTAGGCGGCAAGACGGGAACCGCCAATCTGGTGGCCGGCGGCACCTACAAGCCCAACGCCTACATATCCTCCTTTGCGGGCATCGTGCCCCTCGATGACCCGAAGCTGGTGGTCCTGGTCAAGATCGACGAGCCCCAGGACGTCCCCTGGGGCACGGTGGTGGCGGCGCCCGTCTTCGCCCAGGTCGCCCGCGAGGCGATGGTCTACTACCGGGTGCCACCGGCGGGTCTGGTGGCTGCCCAGCCGGGACGATGA
- a CDS encoding septum formation initiator family protein gives MATVRERARARIPSLPALWGELPLVLVVGAVAIGLAGLVSVRQFAGAASVSEGITRLERQRAELEARNGELEAELSYFSSLSRIEQEARQRLGMVKPTEVVYLQVENATPPEPKLPERYWPQEAPAPPAPSRPWWQRLFSWLPLP, from the coding sequence GTGGCCACCGTCCGCGAGCGGGCGCGCGCTCGCATCCCGTCCCTGCCCGCCCTGTGGGGCGAGCTGCCCCTGGTGCTGGTGGTGGGGGCGGTGGCCATCGGCCTGGCGGGCCTGGTCTCGGTTCGCCAGTTCGCCGGGGCTGCCTCCGTCAGCGAGGGGATCACGCGGCTGGAGCGTCAGCGGGCTGAGCTGGAAGCCCGCAACGGCGAGCTCGAAGCGGAGCTGTCCTACTTTTCTTCCCTCTCCCGCATCGAGCAGGAGGCCCGCCAGCGCCTGGGAATGGTGAAGCCCACCGAGGTGGTCTACCTACAGGTCGAGAACGCGACTCCTCCCGAGCCGAAATTGCCCGAGCGCTACTGGCCCCAGGAGGCGCCGGCGCCACCGGCCCCCTCGCGGCCCTGGTGGCAGCGGCTCTTCTCCTGGCTGCCGCTGCCATAA
- the rsmH gene encoding 16S rRNA (cytosine(1402)-N(4))-methyltransferase RsmH has translation MLVRAKVFEEHEVLHVPVMAQEVVRALDVQPGGRYVDCTVGTGGHAEAILQAASPGGLLLGIDLDVEALAVARERLAPFLPDVRLVQGNFRDLAAICREYNFVPVHGVLFDLGLSSFQLARPERGFSFQLEGPLDMRFGPEQETTAFEIVNGLPERELADLIWRYGEEPAARRIARAIVRSRPIRTTTQLAQVVARAVGRNQGRIHPATKTFQALRIAVNSELENLEMALAQAVQVLGKGGRLVVISYHSLEDRVVKQFIQRESRDCICPPQVPRCRCGHRATLRPLVRGVIRPSPQEVEANPRARSARLRVAERV, from the coding sequence ATGCTGGTGAGGGCCAAAGTGTTCGAGGAGCACGAAGTTCTCCACGTCCCCGTGATGGCCCAGGAGGTGGTGCGGGCGCTGGACGTCCAGCCGGGCGGCCGCTACGTCGACTGCACCGTCGGCACTGGCGGCCATGCCGAGGCCATCCTGCAGGCCGCCTCCCCGGGTGGCCTGCTGTTGGGCATCGATCTGGACGTGGAGGCCCTGGCGGTGGCCCGCGAACGGCTGGCACCCTTCCTGCCCGACGTCCGCCTGGTGCAGGGCAACTTCCGCGACCTGGCGGCCATCTGCCGCGAATACAACTTCGTGCCCGTGCATGGGGTGCTGTTCGACCTGGGCCTTTCCTCTTTCCAGCTGGCGCGGCCTGAGCGAGGCTTCAGCTTCCAACTGGAGGGGCCCCTGGACATGCGCTTCGGCCCCGAGCAGGAGACCACGGCCTTCGAGATAGTCAACGGTCTGCCCGAGCGCGAGTTGGCCGACCTGATCTGGCGCTACGGCGAGGAACCGGCGGCCCGCCGCATCGCTCGCGCCATCGTGCGGTCGCGCCCCATTCGCACCACCACCCAGCTGGCCCAGGTGGTGGCGCGGGCCGTGGGCCGCAATCAGGGGCGCATCCACCCCGCCACCAAGACCTTCCAGGCCCTGCGCATCGCCGTCAACTCCGAGCTGGAGAACCTGGAGATGGCCCTGGCACAGGCGGTGCAGGTGCTGGGGAAGGGCGGTCGCCTGGTGGTTATCTCCTACCACTCCCTGGAGGACCGGGTGGTGAAGCAGTTCATTCAGCGGGAGAGCCGGGACTGCATCTGCCCGCCGCAGGTGCCCCGGTGCCGTTGCGGGCACCGTGCCACCCTGCGTCCCCTGGTGCGGGGCGTCATTCGCCCCTCGCCCCAGGAAGTGGAGGCGAATCCCAGGGCCCGCAGCGCCCGGCTGCGGGTGGCGGAGAGGGTGTAG
- a CDS encoding division/cell wall cluster transcriptional repressor MraZ produces the protein MHTLVFRGTYEYSMDDRGRVPIPARYRHLFSDGMKLTLSPDGCVEVWTNEGFERMEQRVMAEPATTLKGRRLRRGFSVRSWDAELDRQGRVLVPQLLREKAGLDGPVVIAGRIECLEIWNPKRWEEEMAQVEATYREEMESLR, from the coding sequence GTGCATACCTTGGTCTTTCGCGGCACGTACGAGTACTCCATGGACGACCGCGGGCGGGTGCCCATACCGGCCCGCTACCGCCACCTCTTCAGCGACGGCATGAAGCTGACCCTCAGCCCCGATGGATGCGTGGAGGTGTGGACCAACGAGGGCTTCGAGCGCATGGAGCAGCGGGTGATGGCCGAGCCCGCCACCACCCTCAAGGGCCGTCGCCTGCGCCGCGGCTTCTCCGTCCGCTCCTGGGATGCCGAGCTGGACCGCCAGGGCCGCGTGCTGGTGCCTCAACTGCTGCGGGAGAAGGCGGGGCTGGACGGTCCTGTGGTCATCGCCGGCCGCATCGAGTGCCTGGAGATCTGGAACCCCAAGCGCTGGGAGGAGGAGATGGCCCAGGTGGAGGCTACCTACAGGGAAGAGATGGAATCGCTCAGGTAG
- a CDS encoding MogA/MoaB family molybdenum cofactor biosynthesis protein: MGYRVGILTVSDMGARGLRPDTSGQAIRDILATLDAEIVRYEVVPDERHQIEDRLRRWADEDGLDLVLTTGGTGLGPRDVTPEATRAVIDREALGLVVAMVCEGLKHTPLAMLTRAVAGLRGRTLIVNLPGSPKAVRENLQVILPVLPHALELARGEPSPHQTS; the protein is encoded by the coding sequence GTGGGCTACCGCGTCGGCATCCTCACCGTCTCCGATATGGGCGCCCGTGGCCTCAGGCCTGACACCAGCGGCCAGGCCATCCGCGACATCCTCGCCACCCTCGACGCCGAGATAGTCCGCTACGAGGTGGTGCCCGACGAGCGCCACCAGATAGAGGATCGCCTCCGTCGCTGGGCCGATGAGGACGGCCTGGACCTGGTCCTCACCACCGGCGGCACCGGCCTGGGGCCCAGGGACGTGACCCCTGAGGCCACCCGCGCCGTCATCGACCGCGAGGCGCTGGGCCTGGTGGTGGCCATGGTCTGCGAGGGCCTCAAGCACACCCCTCTGGCCATGCTCACCCGCGCCGTGGCCGGCCTGCGCGGCCGCACCCTCATCGTCAACCTGCCAGGCAGCCCCAAGGCTGTGCGAGAGAACCTCCAGGTCATCCTGCCCGTGCTGCCCCACGCTCTGGAGCTGGCCAGGGGGGAGCCTTCCCCCCACCAGACGTCCTGA